In one window of Flavobacterium ginsengisoli DNA:
- a CDS encoding bifunctional 4-hydroxy-2-oxoglutarate aldolase/2-dehydro-3-deoxy-phosphogluconate aldolase, with the protein MAKYSRIEVAQTMKENGMVPLFFHSDIELSKKVLKACYDGGSRLMEFTSRGDFAHEVFGALNKYALAELPGMILGVGSITDAASASLYMSLGANFIVTPVFREDIAIACNRRKVLWSPGCGTLTEIARAEELGCEIVKLFPADTYGPEFIKAIKGPCPWTNIMPTGGVYPTKESLSSWLNAGATCVGLGSQLISKDILDNKDFDGLTAKVKQVLDIIKDIRK; encoded by the coding sequence ATGGCAAAATATTCAAGAATAGAAGTAGCTCAGACAATGAAGGAGAACGGTATGGTTCCGTTGTTTTTTCATTCTGACATTGAGCTAAGTAAAAAAGTTTTAAAAGCATGTTATGACGGAGGTTCCAGATTAATGGAATTTACTAGTCGAGGCGATTTTGCTCACGAGGTTTTCGGAGCTTTAAACAAATATGCTTTGGCAGAACTTCCAGGAATGATTCTAGGAGTTGGTTCTATTACAGACGCAGCTTCTGCTTCATTATACATGAGTTTAGGAGCAAATTTTATTGTAACACCAGTTTTTAGAGAAGATATAGCTATAGCTTGTAATCGCAGAAAAGTATTATGGTCACCTGGTTGTGGTACTTTGACGGAAATTGCTAGAGCCGAAGAATTAGGCTGTGAAATCGTAAAATTATTTCCAGCTGATACTTACGGGCCAGAGTTTATTAAAGCGATAAAAGGTCCATGTCCGTGGACGAATATTATGCCTACAGGTGGTGTTTATCCAACAAAAGAAAGTTTGAGTTCTTGGTTAAATGCGGGAGCAACCTGCGTTGGTTTGGGCTCACAGTTAATTTCAAAAGACATACTAGACAATAAAGACTTCGACGGACTTACTGCAAAAGTGAAACAGGTTCTTGACATTATAAAAGATATTAGAAAATAG
- a CDS encoding alpha/beta hydrolase, with protein MIHGGGWRSGNKNQMQFIGKEIVAKGYSCFAIEYRLSLEAKYPEGVIDVKNAIKFIKDNAAKFNVDPNKIAILGCSSGGQMAALIGTTNNNPLFEDKEFKSRSSSKVHAIIDVDGVLAFKHPESSEGDMASILVRRKIRRNTRKLEKRFGVEPYRSKYATSIIHL; from the coding sequence ATGATTCATGGCGGAGGTTGGAGATCGGGAAATAAAAATCAAATGCAGTTTATAGGAAAAGAAATTGTTGCTAAAGGTTATTCTTGTTTTGCAATTGAATACAGATTGTCATTAGAAGCAAAATATCCAGAAGGAGTTATTGATGTCAAGAACGCTATAAAATTTATAAAAGACAATGCGGCAAAATTTAATGTAGATCCAAACAAAATTGCGATTTTGGGCTGTTCTTCGGGAGGGCAAATGGCAGCTTTGATTGGTACAACAAACAATAATCCGCTTTTTGAAGATAAAGAATTTAAAAGCCGTTCTTCTTCAAAAGTTCATGCCATCATAGATGTAGATGGAGTTTTAGCATTCAAGCATCCAGAATCGTCAGAAGGAGATATGGCGAGCATTTTGGTTAGGCGGAAAATCAGACGAAATACCAGAAAACTGGAAAAACGCTTCGGCGTTGAGCCATACAGATCAAAATACGCCACCAGTATTATACATCTGTAG
- a CDS encoding UxaA family hydrolase: MATQKKLIKVHPTDNVAVALVNLTAGEVIDFEGQSITVESDVKMKHKIAMVPFNVGDRIIMYGVLVGKASARIEKGGLLSTANVKHESDKVTGKTETIGWTAPNVDKWKDRTWQGYHREDGQVGTENVWLFFPLVFCENRNIEILKDIFEKELMKPKENDYQLLLRSLVKSETGGAGNQEASNDANLFNNIEVKFITHQGGCGGIRQDSHSLAKLLAGYVNNPNVAGATVLSLGCQNLQISIFKEALDAINPESKKPVLIYDQQSIGTIEAMLSSVVKDTFEAIKKANEIKREPAPLSKLRIGLECGGSDGFSGISANPTLGVLSDKLAALGGTTILSEFPELCGVEQELVNRCVDDEDGKRFLDLMKWYEKTVVDAGSGFDMNPSPGNIKDGLITDAMKSAGATKKGGTSPIAGVYDYGEYINEPGLTLLCTPGNDVECTTAMVGSGANMVLFTTGLGTPTGNPIAPVVKISSNSELAAKMSDIIDIDTGGIIKGEKSIEEMSDEMLEFIIDIASGTVKTKVAILNQNDFIPWKRGVSL; this comes from the coding sequence ATGGCAACGCAGAAAAAATTAATAAAAGTTCATCCTACAGATAACGTAGCGGTGGCTTTGGTAAATCTGACCGCAGGCGAAGTAATTGATTTTGAAGGACAATCAATTACCGTTGAGTCTGATGTGAAAATGAAACATAAGATTGCAATGGTTCCTTTTAATGTAGGAGACAGAATCATTATGTATGGTGTTTTGGTAGGTAAGGCGAGTGCAAGAATCGAAAAAGGAGGATTGCTTTCTACTGCAAACGTAAAACACGAAAGTGATAAAGTTACGGGTAAAACTGAAACTATCGGCTGGACGGCTCCAAATGTTGACAAATGGAAGGACAGAACGTGGCAGGGCTATCATAGAGAAGATGGACAAGTTGGAACAGAAAATGTTTGGTTGTTTTTTCCACTAGTATTTTGTGAAAATAGAAACATCGAAATCTTAAAAGATATTTTTGAGAAAGAGTTGATGAAACCTAAAGAAAACGATTATCAATTATTGTTGCGTTCTTTAGTGAAATCAGAAACGGGTGGCGCAGGAAATCAGGAAGCTTCAAACGACGCTAACTTATTCAATAATATTGAAGTAAAATTCATCACACACCAAGGTGGTTGTGGTGGAATTCGTCAGGATTCTCACAGTTTAGCGAAGCTTTTGGCGGGTTATGTAAATAATCCGAATGTTGCTGGAGCAACTGTATTGAGTTTAGGATGCCAAAATCTTCAAATTTCAATTTTCAAAGAAGCTTTAGATGCAATTAATCCAGAGAGTAAAAAGCCTGTTTTAATTTACGATCAGCAATCTATAGGAACAATTGAAGCGATGTTGAGCAGTGTTGTAAAAGATACTTTCGAAGCTATTAAAAAAGCAAATGAAATTAAGAGAGAGCCAGCTCCATTATCTAAATTAAGAATTGGTTTGGAGTGTGGTGGATCTGATGGATTCTCTGGAATTTCTGCAAACCCAACTTTAGGAGTATTGTCTGATAAGTTGGCGGCATTAGGTGGAACAACAATTCTTTCTGAATTTCCAGAATTGTGTGGTGTAGAGCAGGAATTAGTAAACCGTTGCGTTGATGACGAGGACGGAAAACGTTTCTTGGATTTGATGAAATGGTACGAGAAAACAGTTGTTGATGCAGGTTCAGGATTTGATATGAATCCTTCTCCAGGAAACATCAAAGACGGTTTGATCACTGATGCTATGAAATCTGCTGGAGCGACTAAAAAAGGAGGAACATCTCCAATTGCGGGTGTTTACGATTATGGAGAGTATATTAACGAGCCAGGATTAACATTGCTATGCACGCCAGGAAATGATGTTGAGTGTACAACCGCAATGGTAGGCTCAGGAGCTAATATGGTATTGTTTACAACAGGTTTAGGAACTCCTACAGGAAATCCAATTGCGCCGGTTGTAAAAATATCTTCTAACTCAGAGTTAGCGGCAAAGATGTCAGATATTATAGATATTGACACTGGTGGAATCATCAAAGGTGAAAAATCTATTGAAGAAATGTCTGATGAAATGCTTGAATTTATTATAGATATTGCTAGCGGAACTGTTAAAACTAAAGTCGCAATTTTAAATCAGAACGATTTTATTCCTTGGAAAAGAGGAGTTTCACTTTAG
- a CDS encoding RagB/SusD family nutrient uptake outer membrane protein, protein MSAAVSSCSNYIEEDSRSYVPADATYKTASGFQLLVNTNYAWLKGIYGGNPWLFEAGTDMYAEGRTPEPAGLSQYTLLIPSSDNVADLYNSCYQQIQAVNKTVYYSTVTEQTANINTLVGEARFLRANAYFLLVQTYGGVPIVLDNITTPVLSFTRNTAEEVYAQIIADLDFALTNVGTSAYSASGKVNKRAVNDLLAKVYLTRGYETFGKADDFSKAAAYADAAIAGQALNIPFNQLFVTTATGDNDLNAETIFSVQYDKASTSTDPTKLGNNQFYYFSSYLGGAETGAPLRSYNLCPTDYALGLYEKGDARWNATFMTEIVEGPETTNGVTKTILYYPYYRSSNPASLKVRHFYEPKWFTAADKADWMTANASRLSSTFVYHPWGEYSAAHTLIKNLDCYTIPVKKFDDANPTTPSSTGPVSTRDIIVSRLGETYLIAAEAYLKAGNPGTGLDRLNEVRRRAGVANATLAQFNIDYILDERGRELLGEYKRWFDLKRTGTLVARASAHNYKIKEANFVGVDGKLKILRPIPQTVLDLNQNKDFPQNPGY, encoded by the coding sequence TTGTCTGCAGCTGTAAGCTCTTGCAGTAATTATATTGAAGAAGATAGCCGTTCTTATGTACCGGCAGACGCGACATACAAAACAGCCTCAGGATTTCAATTATTGGTCAATACAAATTATGCTTGGCTGAAAGGAATTTATGGAGGAAACCCGTGGCTTTTTGAAGCAGGAACAGATATGTACGCTGAAGGACGAACTCCAGAACCAGCAGGATTGAGCCAGTATACACTGCTAATACCTTCTTCAGACAATGTAGCAGATTTGTATAATTCTTGTTATCAGCAAATTCAAGCAGTAAACAAGACCGTATATTATTCTACAGTTACAGAACAAACTGCAAATATAAATACACTTGTTGGAGAAGCACGTTTTTTAAGAGCAAATGCTTATTTCTTATTAGTGCAAACTTATGGCGGTGTTCCAATTGTTTTAGATAACATAACAACTCCAGTTTTATCTTTTACCAGAAACACAGCAGAAGAAGTATATGCACAAATTATTGCAGATTTAGATTTTGCTTTGACCAATGTAGGAACATCTGCTTACAGTGCGTCTGGAAAAGTAAACAAAAGAGCAGTAAACGATTTATTGGCAAAAGTGTACTTAACAAGAGGATATGAAACTTTTGGTAAAGCCGATGATTTTTCAAAAGCGGCTGCTTATGCTGATGCTGCAATTGCAGGACAGGCCTTAAATATTCCGTTTAATCAATTATTTGTTACAACAGCGACAGGTGATAACGATTTGAATGCTGAAACTATTTTTTCAGTACAGTACGATAAGGCTTCAACAAGTACAGATCCTACAAAATTGGGTAACAACCAGTTTTACTATTTCAGTTCTTATTTAGGAGGAGCAGAAACAGGAGCGCCTTTAAGAAGTTATAATTTGTGTCCAACAGATTATGCTTTAGGTTTATACGAAAAAGGTGATGCAAGATGGAATGCTACTTTTATGACTGAAATTGTAGAAGGACCAGAAACAACAAACGGAGTTACAAAGACAATTTTATATTATCCGTACTACAGAAGTTCAAATCCAGCCTCATTAAAAGTAAGACATTTTTATGAGCCAAAATGGTTTACCGCAGCAGATAAAGCAGATTGGATGACTGCTAATGCTTCTAGATTATCTTCGACATTTGTATACCACCCTTGGGGAGAATATTCGGCAGCACATACTTTAATTAAAAACCTAGATTGTTATACTATTCCAGTTAAGAAATTTGATGATGCAAATCCGACAACTCCTTCAAGTACAGGGCCAGTAAGCACAAGAGATATTATTGTTTCGAGACTTGGAGAAACTTATTTAATCGCTGCAGAAGCTTATTTAAAAGCAGGAAATCCAGGAACAGGATTAGACCGTTTAAATGAAGTAAGAAGAAGAGCAGGAGTTGCCAATGCAACTTTAGCTCAATTTAATATCGATTATATCTTAGACGAAAGAGGAAGAGAACTGTTAGGAGAATACAAACGCTGGTTCGATTTAAAACGTACAGGAACATTGGTAGCAAGAGCTTCAGCTCATAATTATAAAATAAAAGAAGCAAATTTTGTTGGTGTTGATGGAAAGCTTAAAATTTTAAGACCAATACCACAAACAGTTTTGGATTTAAACCAAAATAAAGATTTTCCTCAAAATCCTGGTTATTAG
- a CDS encoding TonB-dependent receptor plug domain-containing protein, protein MQGSTPGVQISSSTGRAGDGFKVVIRGNNSLIGDSSNPSLVGSSPLYVVDGVPMDGIDFLNPQDIARMDVLKDASSAAIYGSRGSNGVIIVTTKSGTSAKAGISVTFDTSYGNKVATRLPKMMSGEEWWKFHQVAYMSATPLTQTPSQLATLAGNQSPLLVSRANSGYNFDWYDAVLQSGMTENNYLNISGRSDSGLSYNIGFGIQSDRGLIENDATDKYSFKLGLNHKINDKFSTGVNVTIARLNNQLGSDLAMQDAFRLSPLMSPWAVDAQGNEKVGTLFFLPGKLTYPDGSWAINKTSTVNPLMEIANSSQTENTWQTVGNAYFQYQPLKWLSFKTTFVCRNYE, encoded by the coding sequence ATTCAAGGTAGTACGCCTGGGGTTCAGATCTCATCATCAACAGGACGTGCAGGAGACGGATTTAAAGTGGTAATTAGAGGAAACAATTCTCTAATTGGAGATTCAAGTAATCCAAGTTTGGTAGGATCTTCACCATTATATGTTGTAGATGGCGTTCCGATGGACGGAATCGATTTTTTAAATCCGCAGGATATCGCTAGAATGGACGTTTTAAAAGATGCTTCTTCTGCGGCTATTTACGGTTCTAGAGGATCAAATGGGGTTATTATTGTAACAACAAAAAGCGGAACTAGTGCAAAAGCAGGTATAAGTGTAACTTTTGATACTTCTTATGGAAATAAAGTAGCGACTAGATTGCCAAAAATGATGTCTGGAGAAGAATGGTGGAAATTTCATCAGGTGGCTTATATGAGCGCAACGCCTCTTACGCAAACTCCTTCACAATTAGCGACTTTAGCTGGAAATCAGAGTCCTTTATTGGTTTCTCGTGCAAATAGCGGTTATAATTTTGACTGGTATGATGCGGTACTTCAATCGGGAATGACAGAGAATAATTATTTAAATATTTCAGGACGCTCAGATTCAGGATTAAGCTATAACATAGGATTCGGAATTCAGAGTGATCGTGGTCTTATAGAAAATGATGCAACAGATAAATACTCTTTCAAATTAGGGTTAAATCATAAAATAAACGACAAATTTTCTACTGGTGTAAATGTTACAATTGCAAGATTAAACAATCAATTAGGTAGTGATTTAGCAATGCAGGACGCTTTTAGATTAAGCCCGCTAATGTCTCCTTGGGCAGTTGATGCGCAAGGAAATGAAAAAGTTGGAACTTTATTTTTTCTTCCGGGCAAGCTAACTTATCCTGATGGATCTTGGGCAATTAATAAGACTTCTACAGTCAATCCGTTAATGGAAATTGCGAATTCTTCGCAGACAGAAAACACTTGGCAAACAGTTGGAAATGCATATTTTCAATATCAGCCTTTAAAATGGCTTTCGTTTAAAACTACTTTTGTCTGCAGGAATTATGAATAG
- a CDS encoding carboxypeptidase-like regulatory domain-containing protein, whose amino-acid sequence MSIKQLSKKKDKYGFVFFFFLNFLLCSSINAQTTIEGKITDATGMSLPGVNINEKGTKNGTSTDFEGSFKINVSNSKATLIISYLGFQTQEVSVAGKTKVNVSLAEQSNALTEVVVVGYGSVKKTDLTGSVSTISRRNYYRKKYD is encoded by the coding sequence ATGAGTATTAAACAATTATCTAAGAAAAAAGATAAATACGGTTTTGTATTTTTCTTTTTCCTGAATTTTTTGCTGTGCAGTTCTATAAACGCACAGACAACAATAGAAGGGAAGATTACCGATGCGACAGGTATGTCGCTGCCAGGGGTAAACATTAATGAAAAGGGAACAAAAAACGGTACTTCGACAGATTTTGAAGGAAGTTTTAAAATTAATGTATCAAACAGTAAGGCAACTTTAATAATTAGCTATTTAGGATTTCAGACACAAGAAGTAAGTGTGGCTGGAAAAACTAAAGTAAATGTAAGTTTAGCAGAACAATCAAACGCATTGACAGAAGTTGTGGTTGTTGGTTACGGTTCTGTAAAAAAGACAGACCTAACAGGATCTGTTAGTACAATCAGTCGTCGCAACTATTACAGAAAGAAATACGATTAG
- a CDS encoding glycoside hydrolase family 28 protein, with protein MIANKMVTFKKILFLVAFGLFTVSCAKHSTSSSSDNPWEKMDLVVKSIPQTHFENKVYSINDFGAVADGKTLNTLAFQKAIQECATNGGGQVLVPNGKYLTGAIHLESNVNLHLDDHAEILFSLNPKDYPIVHTSFEGTELMNFSPLIYAKNKTNIAVTGKGTLNGQADSTNWWIWSGGKDYGWKKGIPSQNDPTNREVLVDMAEKGVPVSERVFGEGRYLRPNFIEFFECNTALIKDVKIINSPFWILHPIKTNNMIIDGVTVNSHGPNNDGCDPEYSQNILIKNCTFNTGDDCIAIKAGRDGDGRRVAIPSKNIIVQNCKMIDGHGGVVIGSEISAGVNNVFVENCVMDSPHLDRAIRIKTNSKRGGVIEDIYVRNLEVGTVKECVLKLNMFYNVYGSQTGNFVPVIRNVSLENVTVKNGGKYSVWAEGYKESPVENITLKNVKIQKVDSVYLLKNVKNINFINTYINEKKVASIKN; from the coding sequence ATGATTGCAAATAAGATGGTCACATTTAAAAAGATTCTTTTTTTAGTCGCTTTTGGGCTCTTTACTGTATCATGTGCAAAACATTCCACTTCTAGTTCTTCAGATAATCCATGGGAAAAAATGGATTTGGTTGTAAAAAGTATTCCTCAGACACATTTTGAAAATAAAGTATACAGTATTAATGATTTTGGTGCTGTTGCAGATGGCAAAACCTTAAACACTTTGGCTTTTCAAAAAGCAATTCAAGAATGTGCGACAAACGGCGGAGGTCAAGTGTTGGTTCCGAACGGAAAATATTTGACTGGCGCAATTCATTTAGAAAGTAATGTGAATTTGCATTTAGATGATCATGCTGAGATTCTGTTTAGTTTAAATCCAAAAGATTATCCAATTGTTCATACTTCTTTTGAAGGAACAGAATTAATGAACTTTTCGCCACTTATCTATGCAAAAAACAAAACAAATATTGCAGTTACAGGAAAAGGAACTTTAAACGGTCAGGCAGATAGCACTAATTGGTGGATTTGGTCTGGAGGAAAAGATTATGGTTGGAAAAAGGGAATTCCATCTCAAAACGATCCAACCAATCGTGAGGTTTTGGTTGATATGGCAGAAAAAGGAGTTCCGGTTTCTGAAAGAGTTTTTGGCGAAGGACGTTACTTAAGACCAAACTTTATTGAATTTTTTGAATGTAATACAGCTTTAATAAAAGATGTAAAAATCATTAATTCTCCTTTTTGGATTTTACATCCAATAAAAACAAACAACATGATTATTGATGGAGTAACGGTTAATAGCCATGGCCCAAATAATGACGGTTGTGATCCAGAATATTCACAAAATATTCTAATTAAAAACTGCACTTTCAATACAGGTGACGATTGTATTGCAATTAAAGCTGGCCGCGATGGTGACGGAAGGAGAGTCGCAATACCAAGCAAAAATATCATTGTGCAGAACTGTAAAATGATTGACGGACACGGAGGTGTTGTAATTGGAAGTGAAATTTCGGCAGGAGTAAATAATGTTTTTGTTGAAAATTGTGTAATGGACAGTCCGCATTTGGATCGTGCCATTCGTATAAAAACCAATTCTAAAAGAGGCGGAGTTATTGAAGATATCTATGTGCGAAATCTGGAAGTGGGGACTGTTAAAGAATGTGTTTTAAAACTAAACATGTTTTACAATGTCTACGGATCTCAGACAGGCAACTTTGTTCCAGTTATCAGAAATGTAAGCTTAGAGAATGTAACTGTAAAAAACGGCGGAAAATACAGCGTTTGGGCAGAAGGTTATAAGGAATCTCCAGTGGAAAATATTACGCTTAAAAATGTAAAAATCCAAAAGGTAGATTCTGTCTATTTATTAAAAAACGTAAAAAACATAAATTTTATAAATACCTATATCAATGAGAAAAAAGTAGCATCTATTAAAAACTAA
- a CDS encoding LacI family DNA-binding transcriptional regulator has translation MSEKVTIYDIAEKLNITAATVSRALNNNPKIKEATRELVIKTAAAMNYKQNKLALALKSGRSNNIGVIVPRIDSNFFASVIRGIEEELYPHGYQVIICQTHESIKRENENLHTLVDAQVDGIMMSVTGISDENDSAFRNVLEKNVPLIFFDRSKHIDGVSSVTINDFKGGYLATKHLIHEGCRHIAHFSGDQSLDIFKNRFLGYKQALLDSGLQFNEEYVIHVKSSVEAGKEAASALLALQTPPDAIFSSSDFAALGAIQELQNRNISIPNEFCVAGFSNEPFTKFMELSITSVDQSPLEMGKMSARVFLEQVDKTDTIKIEKKVVLAPELHIRKSSTRTNF, from the coding sequence ATGAGTGAAAAAGTAACTATTTACGATATTGCTGAAAAATTAAACATCACAGCTGCAACTGTTTCCAGAGCGTTAAACAATAATCCTAAAATAAAGGAAGCGACGCGCGAGTTGGTAATCAAAACTGCCGCTGCAATGAACTATAAGCAAAATAAATTGGCGCTAGCTTTAAAAAGCGGTCGCAGTAATAATATCGGAGTTATTGTACCGCGTATTGACAGCAATTTTTTCGCTTCTGTTATTCGAGGAATCGAAGAAGAACTTTATCCTCACGGTTATCAGGTAATCATCTGTCAAACTCACGAAAGCATAAAAAGAGAAAACGAAAACCTTCATACATTAGTAGACGCACAAGTTGACGGAATTATGATGTCGGTTACTGGTATTTCAGATGAAAATGACAGTGCTTTCAGAAATGTATTGGAAAAAAATGTGCCTCTAATATTTTTTGATAGAAGCAAGCATATTGATGGTGTAAGTTCTGTTACCATTAATGACTTTAAAGGAGGTTATTTAGCTACCAAACATTTAATTCATGAAGGTTGCCGACATATTGCTCATTTTTCTGGAGATCAGTCTTTAGATATCTTCAAAAACAGGTTTTTAGGCTACAAACAAGCTTTATTAGATAGTGGGCTTCAATTTAATGAAGAATATGTTATTCATGTAAAAAGTAGCGTCGAAGCTGGTAAAGAAGCAGCAAGTGCATTATTAGCTTTACAAACTCCGCCAGATGCCATATTCTCTTCAAGTGACTTCGCCGCATTAGGAGCAATTCAGGAACTTCAAAATAGAAATATCAGCATTCCAAATGAGTTTTGCGTGGCAGGATTTAGTAACGAGCCTTTTACCAAATTCATGGAATTATCAATCACTTCTGTCGATCAGTCTCCACTAGAAATGGGTAAAATGTCTGCCCGTGTTTTCTTAGAACAGGTTGATAAAACAGATACAATTAAAATCGAAAAAAAGGTAGTCCTTGCACCAGAATTACATATTCGAAAATCTTCTACAAGAACTAATTTTTAA
- a CDS encoding TonB-dependent receptor, which translates to MSAGIMNSKDSSSYTAQTNAGVTLNGKNSATLESSDNFNYTWDNQIDLKHTFNEVHDVSVLLLQSLYSNVDESSYMYSNNQPFDVGTDNMGSGAQTSYVIKSAYAKNTLNSYAVRLNYAFKDKYLITASTRWDGSSVLSEGNKWESFPSLALGWKLSKESFLENSAVVSDLKLRASIGYTGNDNVADLHFSSAFKPTDILCTRLKCSSRMAVREFGKPKFNLGENKRI; encoded by the coding sequence TTGTCTGCAGGAATTATGAATAGTAAAGATTCGTCTTCTTACACTGCACAAACTAATGCTGGGGTAACTTTAAACGGAAAAAATTCTGCAACGCTAGAAAGTTCAGACAATTTCAATTATACATGGGACAATCAAATCGATTTGAAACATACCTTTAATGAAGTGCATGATGTTAGTGTATTATTATTGCAAAGTTTGTATTCTAATGTAGACGAAAGCTCATACATGTATTCTAATAATCAGCCTTTTGATGTTGGAACAGATAACATGGGGTCTGGCGCGCAAACGAGTTATGTTATAAAATCTGCTTATGCAAAAAACACTTTGAACTCGTATGCAGTACGTTTAAACTACGCATTTAAAGATAAATACTTGATTACAGCTTCTACTAGATGGGATGGTTCTTCTGTTTTATCTGAAGGTAATAAATGGGAAAGTTTTCCATCATTGGCGTTAGGTTGGAAACTTAGTAAAGAATCATTTTTAGAAAATAGTGCCGTTGTTTCAGATTTAAAATTACGTGCGAGTATTGGTTATACAGGAAACGATAACGTAGCAGACTTACACTTCTCAAGCGCTTTTAAACCAACAGACATTTTATGCACAAGGCTCAAATGTAGTTCCAGGATGGCAGTCAGAGAATTTGGCAAACCCAAATTTAACTTGGGAGAAAACAAGAGAATATAA
- a CDS encoding TonB-dependent receptor translates to MANPNLTWEKTREYNLGVDFGFLKNRITGTVDVYDRLSDNLIYKQQLPAESGWKNTFANVGSVSNKGIEALLTTKNIKSGKVTWETTFTFTKNVNKLESIYNQDKVSDIGNKLILGAPLNPNYNYVYDGVWQESEAAQAASYGMAPGQARPKDLNGDGKFNQDDRTVIGNPNPEWQGSFYSKLVVGQFDFNFSVLTSQGQTVLSTFHQNFADVSDRGRQKLAMDYFIPTNGAGIEANANTTNPRPGPVATGAGAYWTSLFGYYRDVSYVKIKNISLGYTLDSELLKKLKISNFRIYVNVLDPFVFTKFDGYDPEWAASPFGVNRPAAVTTQLGLSVKF, encoded by the coding sequence TTGGCAAACCCAAATTTAACTTGGGAGAAAACAAGAGAATATAACTTAGGTGTAGATTTTGGATTCTTAAAAAATAGAATTACCGGTACTGTCGATGTGTATGACAGATTATCAGACAATTTAATTTACAAACAGCAATTGCCAGCAGAGTCAGGCTGGAAAAATACATTTGCAAATGTTGGATCTGTTAGTAATAAAGGTATAGAAGCTTTATTGACGACAAAGAACATTAAATCTGGAAAAGTAACGTGGGAAACGACTTTTACATTTACTAAAAACGTAAATAAATTAGAGTCAATTTACAATCAGGATAAAGTAAGCGATATTGGAAACAAATTAATACTTGGCGCGCCATTAAACCCAAATTACAATTATGTTTATGATGGAGTTTGGCAAGAAAGTGAAGCAGCTCAAGCAGCATCTTACGGAATGGCTCCTGGTCAGGCAAGACCAAAAGATTTAAATGGCGATGGTAAGTTTAATCAAGATGATAGAACGGTAATCGGAAATCCAAATCCAGAATGGCAAGGAAGTTTTTATTCTAAATTAGTTGTTGGCCAATTTGATTTTAATTTTTCTGTCTTAACAAGTCAAGGGCAAACTGTTTTGAGTACTTTTCACCAAAACTTTGCCGATGTAAGTGACCGTGGACGTCAGAAATTAGCAATGGATTACTTTATTCCAACTAATGGTGCAGGTATAGAAGCTAATGCAAATACTACAAACCCTAGACCTGGACCAGTTGCAACAGGTGCAGGTGCGTATTGGACATCTTTATTTGGATACTACAGAGACGTGTCTTACGTGAAAATCAAAAATATATCTTTAGGTTACACTTTAGATTCTGAATTATTGAAAAAACTAAAAATCTCTAATTTCAGAATTTATGTGAATGTTTTAGATCCGTTTGTGTTTACAAAATTCGACGGTTATGACCCAGAATGGGCAGCTTCTCCTTTTGGAGTAAACCGTCCGGCAGCAGTAACTACACAATTAGGATTAAGTGTTAAATTTTAA